AGTCGATAAAGATTGGCGTTTTGGTTTCTTCCCACATTTCAAAATTTACGGATCTGAATCGCTCCATATAATCAAAAATGTAACCGGTATCCCATCCATCTACAGGAACCAAAGCGTTGTTGTATAATGATACCTGGCCGTCAATGGTTTGTTTGATCACAAACCCTTTTTCAGGTCTTCCAGGGAAACTTAACCTGATTTCGGCAATATCTTTTGGATTGTAGTTAAATACAACTTTTGTTCTCCAGTCATTTTCAAATGGTGAAAAACGAGGGGATAAAAAACCTTTAAAACCTTCGATATGTACCAGGTATGGAAGGTTTGTGCCTTCAATCATCATATATGAACCTGTGTGATTTTGGTTTGGTGTCCCAATATAAATTACTTTTTCGGGTGTTGAGCCACTGTTATAAAACTCTACCTTGGTACCACTTGCAGATAAATCACGAATGGTTTTATCATATCGTGCGGTTGCTACAGGTGCTTTAACCGTCATAAGGTTTACGGTTTCAAGAATATTGTTGATATTACTTTGTTTAGCTACATATTCACCATTTACCATCCATTTAGATGGTTCAGTTCTTTCCAATAAGACTTGATTGCCATTTCTATCCGCAATGAATATTTTATTGATTGAACCAGTATCAGAAATACTAAAATCACTTACAGATGCTTTAATAGTAGACTTAGATTCGTTAAAGTACTGACTGATAACTAACGCAGTAAGACCAACTAAAACAACTATGATAATTATATTCTTGTATTTACCCATTTGATGATTTTAAAAACAATTAAAAACGACTATATCTACGTTTACGTAAAAAACTAATGATAGAGCCAATAATAACGATAAAAATTATTGGTAAAGCCGTGTTAAATATTTGCCATTGTCTTTTTTCCTTAGCGATTTTTTGCCGGTTAAGTAGGCGTAATTTGAATTCTTTTACTCTTGAAAAAATGAGACCATCTTCTTCGAGCATGTAATTCATACTGTTAAGAATAAAATCTTTATTACCATAAACACGATTGGTATACTTGTAATATCCCAGGTCATAAAACTGCTTGCCATCCGGAGAAACGTCATTCTTGATCACATCTGCATCCGATACCACAATCATTTTATTCTCCTCACTTTTTGATTTGAATTTGAACTCTGGGTTTTCAGAAATCTTTTCGCTGATTCGATTTTTAAATACAGACTCAAATTTACCTTCTAATAAAACGGCAACCATTTGCTGACCTTTATTGAATCTTCTTTCATCTGGCGGATCTCTTAGAATATTTAAGGCAACTCTGGTAGGTGCATTGGTAACTTTAGAATATTTAGAACTATAGAGGAGAGGTGTCTTCTTGATGTTTTTTCCTCCAACCGTATCAATACTCCCCACATATTTTGTAGCAATCGCATCCAGATTATTGGTGATCGGATGTTTAACCATGCTAAAAATTAGAGGGAAATAATACCATGGGAATAACTCCTGTTTAGGTTGATCTCCAACCATTCCGGTAACAACGGGAATAGGTAAAGATTGCATGTCCATAACAAAGTCTGAGTTTACCCGCGCCCCATATTTAAAAAGTTGATCTGAAAGATTGTTTTCTACGGCAAGCCCTAAACTAATTCCATTTTTTCTTAAGCTATCAGAATTTACCTGTGCGTTTTCGATAAACCACATCATTTTTCCACCATTCATGACAAATTGGTCTAAGACGTATTTATCTTTTTCTGAAAAAGCAGAATCCGGTCCAACAACAATGGCGGCTGAGAAACCTCTTAAGGCTTGAATTTGTCCATCAATTTTTACATGCTGATATCTGTAGAATTCACCTAAAGATCTGGCGATGGACTGCACCTCCATTTTACTGGCTTCACCATGGCCTTGAATAAATGCGATTCGTTTAGGATTATGTTGTGAAGCCTTTTTTATGGCACTGGAAATTTCATATTCTAATTGTTGAATAGAGTTATTTAACATCACCTCAGGATTGGTTCCCATGGTGTTTTTTAACAATTGAATTGGAAATTCCTTTTCGCGATAAACCATTACTGCTCCAGGGAAAACAATCTGTTCGGATTTTTTATCTCCATCACGGCTGGTGATATTTGTATATTTTAATCCTTTTTCAGAGAGTTCTCTGTAAATGTTTTGACGAATTTTTTCGTCAGGATTTTCAGATGGGTCAATGAATTCATACTGAAGATTATCTCCGGCATAAACACGCATCTCATCCAGAATCTCTTTGGTAGCGTTTTGTAGTTGTTTGAAACTAGCTGGTAAATCACCATCTAAATAGACTCTAAGAAAAACGATGTCTTCCAGATTCTCTAATTGATTTTTGCTAAAATCATTTAATGAATACCTGTGATCCGTTGTGAGATCAAAACGTTTAAAGAAAACCTGTCCAGCTAAATTAGCGAGGATAATAATAACCAGAAAAATGCCTAATGAGACAAATGAACTTAATTTGGTGATCGGCTTTCTGTTTTTTGAAGAAGACTTGTTTACCATTTGAAACTATCCAATTTTATTTTCGTTAAATACAGAAAAACAGAGCTTAAGCTAAGGAAGTACAGCAAGTCACGTGTGTCAATTACCCCACGACTCATTGAAACATAATGTTCATTAATTCCCAATTGAATGATGATAGAATCTAATCCAGGGATAGAGAAGAAATCACTGATTTGCTCAAAGCCAACATAGAAAAAGAAAGACAAGAACACTGCAGATATAAAAGCCACGATTTGGTTTTTGGATAACGCGGAAGCAAAAATGCCTATAGCCACAAAACCACTGGCAAGGAATAATAATCCAAAATAAGAACCCCAGGTTGCGCCTTCATCAATACCAGGAGCAAGGCTTAATCCTTTTACCGACCAATAATACGTAAGTGTGGGTAACAAAGAAAAAATGACAATAAATAAGCCTGCAAAAAACTTTGCAGTAATGATTTGCCAATCGGTTAAAGGCTTGGTAAGTAGTAGTTCAATAGTTCCATTACGCCATTCTTCTGAAAAAGAACGCATGGTAACAGCAGGAATCAAAAACATAAAAACCCAGGGAGCGATAATAAAAAGTGTATCAATATTGGCATATCCATTATCAATAACATTGAAGTTTCCAGGGAATACCCACATAAAGAGACTTATAGCTGCGAGAAAGACTATTATTGCTAAATAGCCGGTGAGAGAACTAAAAAAAACTGAAATTTCCTTCCGGAGAAGTGCGATCATTTACAACCGATTTTAAAAAGAGTACAAAATTAATTCAATTTTATCTGGTGGCAATATATGTGATAAAACCCGAAAAATTGAGCAAAAAAAAACAAGAACGCAAATGTTCTTGTTTTAGTTCAATGTTTTTTGTGTTTTAAGCGATTTCTGCCTTTCTGAAGTCTATAAGCTTCTTAATACCGAACGCCAAACCGGCAACTAATAAAAAGACAACGCCACCATCAATAGGAGTCACAGGAGTTGAACTTCCTGGATTTGGTGGGATAGGTGGTGCAAACATGATACTTGGGATCAAAATAAAGACTACCAATTGTACCGTGTTAACCACTTTTAGCACTAATTTATTCGTCATCATACTAAGGCAATTTTTGTGTGTTTTGGGCAAATATATGGGTAATACGTTACCTGAAAAAGAAAAAAAAGAAAAAAAAGAAGTTATTAACACTGAGTTTTTAGTTAAATCAAATCAGTTTTTAGTTAAAACATTGTAAGAAATTGCCTTTGGAGTATCAGAAAATAACTTTTTAGTTAAAGGCCAAATTTCGCCAAAAAGTGCCGATTTTCTGTAGGTTTCGAGGTGTTTTTCATCTTCCCAAAAACTCAATGTTGAGATCAAATTAGGCTGATTTTGATCTTGGATTAAATCCAATTTTAAACAGCCTTCTGAGGCCTTAATTTGATGTTGATATTTTTTGAAAATGTTCATAAAAACGTCAACATTCTCCTTTTCGAATGTCATGTGGACCAATCTGACGATCATATAAAATTGATTGAAATAGTATCATTTATGCGAATTCCAAGTAAGCCTGCTGCTTTTCCGGAATTAATTGCGATTTCCAGTAATCCGGCTGAATTAAACAAAGCCACAATGTCTCCGCCATCTACATCGCTATACTTATTGCTAATCTTGGTTACTCTGGCATGAGGAATTCTAAATCTGATATCCACATTTCTGCCCATTGCATATTTAGAGAAAATGTCCCTACTTAAGTTCGTAATGACGTTTCCATAACCATCAATATGTTGAACTGAGGCGCGAATGGTGTCGTTTTGAATGACCGGAGCGTAGCTAATCATTGAGGCTAAACTCTGTATTTGTTCGCCAATTACTTCAGGAACTCCTCCACGAGAAAGATGGGAAGCAGCCTGCACCAAAATTGATTTTTCCGGAAAACTGGCTAGTTCGGGTGGTGCACTCAAATTGAGTTGATAAGCTAGAATAGGTTCATTTTCAAATACTAAAGAAAATAAGCCGTTATCCTGCCCCACGAAATATTGATCTTTATGTTTGATGATAATATAATCAATATCTGGACTGCTAATTCCGACTAAAACAATGTGTACTGTTGAAGGAGGAAAATTCGTATAGCTATTTTTTAAGATAAATGCAGCCTGAGGGATATTGAATTTTTCAATATCGTTACTGATATCAATAATATTTACGGCTCCCAATTGAGATAGAAGCTGACCTTTCATAGCGGCTAAGTAATGGTCGGAACTCCCTAAATCACTGGTAATTGTAATTGTTGACATACAGTATTAATCCTTTCTTAAATCGCAATACTTATTGAACCACGCGAAAGTAGGAATGTTTAAGCGTTCTAAGAAACGAAAGCTTTTGTTTTTAAATAAAATGGTGCGTTAAAAAACGTTGATAAAGAGTGAGAATAGTGTTTAAAAAAAGAATCCGAATATTTAGGTAGGTTTTAATTTAAATTAAATTTGCCGCACTGCCTTGAAAGGGTATGATTTATAAAAGTATTACTTAATTAGAAAGAAGAATTTGCAAGAGACGGTCATTAGTTTTTATTCCAAAAACCCGGTAGAATTATTTGGGATAAATAATGTTAACATAGCTACAATATCCAAGCATTTTCCCAGACTGAAAATTACAGCTCAGGGTACAGATATTATTGCGCGTGGAGAAAAGTCAGAATTAGAGAACTTTACCATCCGAATGAATTTTCTGATTGAGTTTTTTAATAATCATAATCGGCTAACACCAGCGAATATTGAATCGTTACTTACCGAGAAGGTCGAAGCTGTTATTAAGGCGAAAATTGGTAAAGAAGATGTCCTGGTGTATGGAACCGGTGGAGTTTTAATCAAAGCCAAAACAAAGAATCAGCAGGATTTGGTACGGTCCATTGATAAAACAGATATGGTTTTTGCAGTAGGACCTGCCGGAACAGGAAAATCTTATACAGCAGTAGCATTGGCAGTAAGAGCTTTAAAGGCCAAAGAAGTGAGGCGTATAATTTTAACCAGACCTGCGGTTGAAGCAGGTGAGAAGTTGGGTTTCCTTCCAGGAGATTTAAAAGAGAAATTAGATCCGTATTTGATGCCTTTATATGATGCATTATTTGATATGATCCCTGGTGAAAAACTAGAAGATTATATAGATAAAGGTACTGTTCAAATTGCACCTTTGGCATTTATGAGAGGCCGTACTTTGGATAATGCATTTGTAATTTTGGATGAGGCACAAAATGCAACTGTGAGTCAGATGAAGATGTTCTTAACACGTATGGGAGCAAGTGCAAAGTTTATCATTACCGGAGATAAATCCCAGGTGGACCTACCTAAAAACCAAAAGAGTGGTTTGATTCATGCCATGCAGGTATTAGATGGTGTGGAAGGAATCTCATTTGTGAAGTTTGATGAGTCAGATGTGATTAGACATCGTTTAGTGAAGAAAATTATTAAAGCATATAAACAGGAGGAGTAAGGTATGGAGAATACTTTGTTAAAAACAGATTTCAATTTTAAAGGGCAAAAGTCAGTGTATCATGGAAAGGTACGTGATGTATATCAAATTGAAAATGATGTTTTGGTGATGGTCGCATCAGATCGTATTTCGGCATTTGATCATGTATTGCCTAAAGGAATTCCTTTTAAAGGTCAGGTGTTGAATCAAATTGCAGAGAGATTTTTGGATGCAACCCGTGATATCGTACCAAATTGGAAAATGGCTTCTCCAGATCCAAATGTTACAGTAGGTAAAAGCTGTGAGCCATTTAAGGTAGAAATGGTGATTCGAGGGTATTGTACAGGACATGCATGGAGAGAATATAATTCGGGAAAACGTACTTTATGTGGAGTGGCTTTACCTGAAGGGTTAAAGGAAAATGATAAATTTCCACAACCTATTATCACACCATCAACGAAGGCAGATGAAGGACATGATGAAGATATTTCCAGAGAAGAAATTATTGCGCAGGGAATCGTTTCAGAAGCGGATTATGTGGAATTAGAAAAGTATACTCAGGCCTTATTTTCCAGAGGAACCGAAATTGCAGCTGAGAAGGGGTTGATCCTGGTAGATACTAAATACGAGTTTGGAAAAGATGCAAATGGTGTCATTACACTTATTGACGAAATTCATACTCCTGATTCATCCAGATATTTCTATAAAGAAGGTTACGAGGAGCGTCAGGAAAATGGAGAGAAACAAAAGCAATTGTCTAAAGAATTTGTAAGAGAGTGGTTGATCGAAAACGGGTTTCAAGGATTAGAAGGGCAAACAATTCCGCATATGTCTGAAGAACTGGTTTCCAGTATCACGGACAGATACGTAGAGTTGTATGAAATTATTACCGGTGAGAAATTTGTAAAGTCGGATGCGACTCAAAT
This genomic interval from bacterium SCSIO 12643 contains the following:
- a CDS encoding SAM-dependent chlorinase/fluorinase; amino-acid sequence: MSTITITSDLGSSDHYLAAMKGQLLSQLGAVNIIDISNDIEKFNIPQAAFILKNSYTNFPPSTVHIVLVGISSPDIDYIIIKHKDQYFVGQDNGLFSLVFENEPILAYQLNLSAPPELASFPEKSILVQAASHLSRGGVPEVIGEQIQSLASMISYAPVIQNDTIRASVQHIDGYGNVITNLSRDIFSKYAMGRNVDIRFRIPHARVTKISNKYSDVDGGDIVALFNSAGLLEIAINSGKAAGLLGIRINDTISINFI
- the gldF gene encoding gliding motility-associated ABC transporter permease subunit GldF, yielding MIALLRKEISVFFSSLTGYLAIIVFLAAISLFMWVFPGNFNVIDNGYANIDTLFIIAPWVFMFLIPAVTMRSFSEEWRNGTIELLLTKPLTDWQIITAKFFAGLFIVIFSLLPTLTYYWSVKGLSLAPGIDEGATWGSYFGLLFLASGFVAIGIFASALSKNQIVAFISAVFLSFFFYVGFEQISDFFSIPGLDSIIIQLGINEHYVSMSRGVIDTRDLLYFLSLSSVFLYLTKIKLDSFKW
- a CDS encoding phosphoribosylaminoimidazolesuccinocarboxamide synthase; its protein translation is MENTLLKTDFNFKGQKSVYHGKVRDVYQIENDVLVMVASDRISAFDHVLPKGIPFKGQVLNQIAERFLDATRDIVPNWKMASPDPNVTVGKSCEPFKVEMVIRGYCTGHAWREYNSGKRTLCGVALPEGLKENDKFPQPIITPSTKADEGHDEDISREEIIAQGIVSEADYVELEKYTQALFSRGTEIAAEKGLILVDTKYEFGKDANGVITLIDEIHTPDSSRYFYKEGYEERQENGEKQKQLSKEFVREWLIENGFQGLEGQTIPHMSEELVSSITDRYVELYEIITGEKFVKSDATQILSRVEKNVSDYLSE
- a CDS encoding PhoH family protein, which codes for MQETVISFYSKNPVELFGINNVNIATISKHFPRLKITAQGTDIIARGEKSELENFTIRMNFLIEFFNNHNRLTPANIESLLTEKVEAVIKAKIGKEDVLVYGTGGVLIKAKTKNQQDLVRSIDKTDMVFAVGPAGTGKSYTAVALAVRALKAKEVRRIILTRPAVEAGEKLGFLPGDLKEKLDPYLMPLYDALFDMIPGEKLEDYIDKGTVQIAPLAFMRGRTLDNAFVILDEAQNATVSQMKMFLTRMGASAKFIITGDKSQVDLPKNQKSGLIHAMQVLDGVEGISFVKFDESDVIRHRLVKKIIKAYKQEE
- a CDS encoding antibiotic biosynthesis monooxygenase; translation: MIVRLVHMTFEKENVDVFMNIFKKYQHQIKASEGCLKLDLIQDQNQPNLISTLSFWEDEKHLETYRKSALFGEIWPLTKKLFSDTPKAISYNVLTKN
- the gldG gene encoding gliding motility-associated ABC transporter substrate-binding protein GldG; amino-acid sequence: MVNKSSSKNRKPITKLSSFVSLGIFLVIIILANLAGQVFFKRFDLTTDHRYSLNDFSKNQLENLEDIVFLRVYLDGDLPASFKQLQNATKEILDEMRVYAGDNLQYEFIDPSENPDEKIRQNIYRELSEKGLKYTNITSRDGDKKSEQIVFPGAVMVYREKEFPIQLLKNTMGTNPEVMLNNSIQQLEYEISSAIKKASQHNPKRIAFIQGHGEASKMEVQSIARSLGEFYRYQHVKIDGQIQALRGFSAAIVVGPDSAFSEKDKYVLDQFVMNGGKMMWFIENAQVNSDSLRKNGISLGLAVENNLSDQLFKYGARVNSDFVMDMQSLPIPVVTGMVGDQPKQELFPWYYFPLIFSMVKHPITNNLDAIATKYVGSIDTVGGKNIKKTPLLYSSKYSKVTNAPTRVALNILRDPPDERRFNKGQQMVAVLLEGKFESVFKNRISEKISENPEFKFKSKSEENKMIVVSDADVIKNDVSPDGKQFYDLGYYKYTNRVYGNKDFILNSMNYMLEEDGLIFSRVKEFKLRLLNRQKIAKEKRQWQIFNTALPIIFIVIIGSIISFLRKRRYSRF